The following are encoded in a window of Thamnophis elegans isolate rThaEle1 chromosome 14, rThaEle1.pri, whole genome shotgun sequence genomic DNA:
- the LOC116517749 gene encoding uncharacterized protein LOC116517749 encodes MGFFLRLEKTAVCSPRGTSSRGCQGNHRTRSGLWVVWRRASFGLRDGPMAARLLGGLGSERRLARSVAHRLKYYIEVQRKENSFQSSALACDEAENYYLHPAYLTEQRTKEHNFAKIKLEAFLRAYVGNAEECNRKVQGNLAKQKEVEKLIKKMAREYVPDRINEVKMKSRTRQNKISCSLSKLYLNAVPPLSPEEVKRLVSSASKLIVAATSKMSPEEKEKTQEHKRREKKSVKSFSDGHQKDVSTTLFHENQTKRGQQSQTRQSDKEIKRKAKASNVSSTSPVKSKRISSGAAWNIQQKISWKGTDNVGMHSYAPFKIRRQESSSKPGEAVSSKNYPPRKPLAAGPSQTLGSKAHEDRPQRSIVLKSKERKASKGNCARPSVTSTAEIYGSQRPTTGKKIRKHFSSETMSRSSVLKRVTDPKTHPNDPRGKLVKGAQRNGPKGSAALPRTTSKCHQVNFANWESLGLERDGVRGSDGDSDDDADAAAPSREKGVLAERRNGDCVSTVQQGPPFLHKLCQEMTREIPADQTRSESNWSSSPKELRDVCAGEDHVDSSPSQERVLESESCKREAICIPPRSPAGCRCSELLSYCVCEIEEGQGIGFPGKNAALLKSLDGEQSDDEFTNSSHSSSARSSGWSYEQMGENITLKENVNPKMETFLQKLLKAPENGTIPQEVSHQYEKQK; translated from the exons ATGGGATTCTTTCTCCGATTGGAGAAAACCGCCGTCTGTTCTCCGAGAGGCACTTCCTCTAGAGGTTGTCAGGGAAACCACAGAACGCGATCCGGGCTCTGGGTCGTGTGGAGACGCGCGTCGTTTGGGCTCCGGGACGGACCGATGGCGGCGCGGCTGCTGGGCGGTTTGGGGTCGGAGCGAAGGCTGGCCCGCTCGGTGGCTCATCGGCT AAAGTATTACATTGAGGTGCAGAGAAAGGAAAACTCCTTCCAGTCATCAGCCCTCGCCTGTGATGAGGCTGAAAACTACTATTTG CACCCTGCTTACCTGACCGAGCAGAGGACAAAGGAACATAATTTTGCCAAGATTAAGCTGGAAGCATTCCTCCGGGCCTATGTTGGCAATGCTGAAGAATGTAACAGGAAAGTCCAGGGAAACCTGGCCAAGCAAAAGGAAGTGGAAAAGCTTATTAAAAAGATGGCCCGA GAGTACGTACCTGACAGAATAAATGAGGTGAAAATGAAGAGCAGGACAAG GCAAAACAAGATCTCCTGCAGCCTCTCGAAATTATATTTGAACGCTGTGCCGCCTTTGTCCCCGGAAGAAGTGAAAAGACTGGTATCATCGGCATCCAAGCTTATCGTCGCTGCA acttcGAAAATGTCtcctgaagaaaaggaaaaaactcAAGAAcataagagaagagagaagaaaagtgtGAAGAGTTTCAGCGATGGTCACCAGAAGGATGTTTCCACCACCCTTTTTCATGAGAATCAGACAAAAAG AGGCCAACAAAGCCAAACAAGACAAAGTGataaagagataaaaagaaaggCCAAAGCTTCAAATGTTTCCAGTACCTCTCCTGTTAAATCGAAGAGAATTTCTTCCGGGGCCGCTTGGAATATTCAGCAGAAGATCTCTTGGAAAGGTACAGATAACGTTGGCATGCATTCTTACGCACCATTTAAAATCAGAAGACAGGAGTCCTCTTCCAAACCTGGTGAAGCTGTTTCAAGCAAGAACTATCcacctagaaagcctctggctGCAGGACCAAGCCAGACACTTGGATCCAAAGCCCACGAAGATCGGCCTCAACGCTCGATCGTCTTGAAAAGCAAAGAGCGGAAAGCGTCGAAAGGAAACTGCGCTCGCCCCTCTGTCACATCAACAGCTGAGATTTACGGCAGCCAGCGTCCAACCACCGGCAAAAAGATCAGAAAGCATTTCAGTTCCGAAACGATGTCCAGGTCTTCTGTCCTGAAAAGGGTCACCGATCCTAAAACCCACCCTAACGACCCCAGAGGAAAGCTTGTGAAAGGTGCCCAAAGGAACGGGCCTAAAGGCAGCGCTGCACTCCCCCGAACCACTTCCAAATGCCATCAGGTCAACTTTGCAAATTGGGAATCTCTTGGCTTGGAGAGGGATGGAGTAAGAGGCTCTGATGGCGACAGTGATGATGACGCTGACGCCGCTGCGCCTTCCAGAGAGAAAGGTGTGCTCGCAGAAAGACGCAATGGCGATTGTGTTTCTACAGTCCAACAAGGGCCACCTTTTCTGCACAAGCTTTGCCAGGAAATGACTCGAGAAATACCCGCCGATCAGACCAGAAGCGAATCCAACTGGTCATCCTCTCCGAAGGAGCTCAGAGACGTCTGCGCGGGAGAGGATCACGTCGATAGCTCGCCAAGTCAAGAACGCGTGTTAGAATCGGAGTCCTGTAAACGAGAGGCGATCTGTATCCCGCCCAGGTCTCCAGCGGGTTGCCGTTGTTCAGAACTGCTAAGTTACTGCGTGTGTGAAATCGAGGAAGGGCAAGGGATCGGATTTCCTGGGAAAAATGCAGCGCTTTTGAAGAGTTTGGACGGGGAGCAATCCGACGACGAGTTCACCAACTCGTCTCACTCGAGCAGTGCCAGATCGTCCGGCTGGTCCTACGAGCAGATG GGTGAAAACATTACACTGAAGGAGAATGTCAACCCCAAGATGGAAACATTTCTTCAAAAACTTCTGAAGGCTCCCGAAAATGGCACCATCCCGCAGGAAGTGTCCCATCAGTATGaaaaacagaagtaa
- the COQ7 gene encoding 5-demethoxyubiquinone hydroxylase, mitochondrial — MAKAAAGSGLLLVREHYLLGARWEGAKGRWGLQFLCSPLRFCSSGVVLDDINKPVVDRIIRVDHAGEYGANRIYAGQMAVLGRSSVGPVIRQMWEQEKDHLKQMKDLLVMYRVRPTVLLPLWDVAGYMLGAGTALLGKKAAMACTVAVEESIAVHYNNQIRVLVEEDPEKYKELLQIIKKFRDEEMQHHDTGLEYGAELTPGYSVLKNAIQVGCKAAIFLSERI; from the exons ATGGCGAAGGCCGCGGCGGGCAGTGGCCTTCTGCTGGTCCGTGAGCATTACCTGCTCGGCGCCCGCTGGGAAG GGGCAAAAGGAAGATGGGGCTTGCAGTTCCTATGCTCCCCGCTCAGATTTTGTAGTAGCGGAGTGGTTTTGGATGATATCAACAAGCCGGTGGTGGACCGGATAATCAGAGTGGATCACGCAGGCGAATATGGAGCAAATCGTATCTACGCAGGTCAGATGGCTGTCCTAGGCAGAAGTTCAGTAGGACCAGTCATCCGT CAAATGTGGGAACAAGAAAAGGACCATTTGAAACAAATGAAGGACTTGCTGGTTATGTACAGAGTCCGCCCAACCGTTTTGTTACCTCTGTGGGACGTTGCAGGTTATATGTTAG GTGCTGGCACAGCTTTGCTGGGGAAGAAAGCCGCCATGGCCTGCACCGTGGCTGTGGAAGAAAGCATCGCTGTGCATTACAACAACCAGATCAGGGTCCTCGTAGAAGAAGACCCCGAGAAATACAAGGAGTTGTTACAG ATCATCAAGAAATTTCGGGATGAAGAGATGCAGCATCACGACACCGGACTGGAGTATGGTGCTGAACTG ACTCCGGGATATTCAGTTTTGAAGAATGCTATACAAGTCGGATGTAAAGCAGCAATATTTTTATCGGAAAGAATTTAA
- the ITPRIPL2 gene encoding inositol 1,4,5-trisphosphate receptor-interacting protein-like 2 produces MAVYSLHGRVFWPLLTGACTLLLCLLQTLRGQAGPTDGEAGWPSGLRELPLPVPLLLVVVLVVVLLAALGLGRRAWWTARRRQRQRAAQRSPGACGGREARRRALLDGFYETRLRLSPHVLGHSKAHVSLVVGELLRAGKAAGRLSLRGDAVQVGSAYEQHKVGSPDGFDVLLPLRLPPGLELRALPCGTEDQQQQQQRQPGARGVFLCALRVVEGGQGSPSRALCVAAGPGEADGASLLSAALVARWFQAQVQRCLGAVRARLQERCRVRLAVGVAAPCPLALEIVPCSDYVCCHLSLTVHLTPAIPLGEGLYLTPRVCCPQRSAAPQLGTFWTLNLSKAEQRFLAWLRDQVPADSCHLRCLQILKGLRELGGRALETPWAAQWDRILSSYVLKTALFWVLLHSPWQAWEDQFLVARLEDVVLFLVQALQRGRLAHLFLGNPHLPEILSLPKFVKEASPVNLLADFDRPALEKVASQLLSIWKQAPRIIRMYGSHRYRKQHLT; encoded by the coding sequence atggcCGTCTACAGCCTCCACGGGCGCGTCTTCTGGCCGCTCCTGACCGGCGCTTGCACCCTCCTGCTCTGCCTGCTGCAAACGCTGCGCGGCCAGGCCGGCCCGACGGACGGGGAAGCGGGCTGGCCGTCGGGGCTGAGAGAACTGCCGCTGCCGGTCCCTCTGCTGctggtggtggtgctggtggtggtCTTGTTAGCGGCGCTGGGCTTGGGCCGGCGGGCTTGGTGGACggcgcggcggcggcagcggcagcgggcCGCCCAACGCAGCCCCGGCGCTTGCGGAGGCCGGGAAGCCCGCCGCCGCGCCCTGCTGGACGGCTTCTACGAGACTCGGCTGCGGCTCTCGCCCCACGTGCTGGGCCACAGCAAAGCCCACGTCAGCCTGGTGGTGGGCGAGCTGCTGCGCGCCGGCAAGGCGGCCGGCCGGCTCTCCCTGCGCGGGGATGCCGTCCAGGTGGGCAGCGCCTATGAGCAGCACAAGGTGGGCAGCCCCGACGGCTTCGACGTGCTGCTGCCGCTGCGCCTGCCGCCCGGGCTGGAGCTGCGAGCCCTGCCTTGCGGGACCGAGgaccagcagcagcaacaacagagGCAGCCCGGGGCCAGGGGCGTTTTCCTCTGCGCCTTGCGGGTAGTTGAGGGCGGGCAAGGCTCCCCCAGCCGGGCACTGTGCGTGGCTGCCGGGCCGGGTGAAGCCGACGGGGCATCCCTGCTGTCGGCGGCACTGGTGGCCCGCTGGTTCCAGGCGCAAGTGCAGCGCTGCCTGGGCGCCGTGCGTGCCCGCTTGCAAGAGCGCTGCCGGGTACGACTAGCCGTCGGGGTTGCTGCCCCCTGCCCGCTGGCGTTAGAGATTGTGCCCTGCTCCGACTACGTCTGCTGCCACCTCTCCCTGACCGTCCACCTCACCCCGGCCATCCCACTGGGCGAAGGGCTCTACCTCACCCCCCGGGTCTGCTGCCCGCAGCGTTCTGCCGCCCCCCAATTGGGCACCTTCTGGACCCTCAACCTCTCCAAAGCGGAGCAGCGCTTCCTGGCTTGGCTTCGGGACCAAGTCCCGGCGGACTCCTGCCACCTGAGATGCCTCCAGATCCTCAAAGGGTTGAGGGAGCTGGGGGGCCGCGCCCTGGAGACCCCCTGGGCCGCCCAGTGGGATCGGATCCTCTCCTCCTACGTCCTCAAGACGGCCCTTTTCTGGGTCCTCCTGCATAGCCCGTGGCAAGCGTGGGAGGACCAATTCCTGGTGGCCCGGCTGGAGGACGTGGTCCTTTTCCTGGTGCAGGCTCTCCAGCGTGGGAGGCTGGCCCACCTCTTCCTCGGGAACCCTCACCTGCCCGAAATCCTGAGCTTGCCCAAATTTGTCAAGGAAGCCTCTCCGGTAAACCTGCTGGCTGATTTTGACCGGCCTGCTTTGGAGAAGGTGGCCTCGCAGCTGCTGAGCATCTGGAAACAGGCACCCAGGATCATCCGGATGTACGGCAGCCACAGGTACCGAAAGCAGCATCTCACCTGA